DNA from Streptomyces luteogriseus:
ATGCGGGGGCTGCCGGCGCGGACGGTGATCGTCTGGGTGATCGTGGAGCCCTTGCCGAAGGACCGCTCGACGCGGATCGCGCCGATCAGCGGGTCCTGCTCGACGACCGTGACGGACGACGCGTCCAGGAGGTCCGTGTAGCGGTTCTTGTAGTGCTTGTCGATGTCCCAGGCGTCCCAGTAGTTGGGCAGGTCCGTGTGCAGGCGGAGCAGGTTGCCCGGCTCGGCGAGCACCTCGCGGGCGGCGCGCAGGTCGCGGACGGAGGACAGGGTGCCGTCCTCGGCCACCTCCACGCGGACCAGTCCGTTGTCGAGGACCCGGCCGTCGACCGTGACCGGCTGCGGGGGCGCGGTGTCGGCCACGGGCGCGGAGCCGCTCGCGGGCACCCGCACGTACACCGGTGTGCCGTCGGCGGTGCGGACCACTTCGGCGCGGTCGTAGGGGCCGGCGTTGAAGACACGGGTGCCGCCGGCGCCCAGCGCGGCCACCGCCTCGGCGGTCAGCGCGTGCAGTTCCTGTGCGACGCGGGCGTACTCGGCCTCGGCCTCGCGGTGCACCCAGGCGATGGAGGAGCCGGGCAGGATGTCGTGGAACTGGTGCAGCAGCACCGTCTTCCAGAGCCGGTCCAGCTTCTCGTGCGGGTAGGTGTAGCCCGGCGCGTGCAGCGCGGCCGTGGTGGCCCAGAGTTCCGCCTCGCGCAGGAGGTGCTCGGAGCGGCGGTTGCCCTGCTTGGTGCGGGCCTGGGAGGTGTAGGTGGCGCGGTGCAGCTCCAGGTAGAGCTCACCGACCCACACCGGCGCGTCCGGGTACTCCTCGCGGGCCTTGGCGAAGAACTCGTCGGGGTGTTCGACGACGACCTTCGCGGAGCCCTCCAGGTCGGCCAGCCGACGGGCCCGTTCCATGATCTCGCGGGTGGGGCCGCCGCCGCCGTCGCCCCAGCCGAAGGGGGCCAGGGAGCGGGAGGCGCCGCCTTTCTCGGAGTAGTTCCGGACCGCGCGGGACATCTCCTCGCCGCTGAAACGGGCGTTGTAGGTGTCGACCGGCGGGAAGTGGGTGAAGATGCGGGTGCCGTCGATGCCCTCCCACCAGAAGGTGTGGTGGGGGAACTTGTTGGTCTGGTTCCAGGAGATCTTCTGGGTGAGGAACCATTCGTTCCCGGCGAGCTTGGCGATCTGCGGATAGGCCGCGTTGTAGCCGAAGGAGTCCGGCAGCCACACGCCCTTGGTCTCGATGCCGAAGTGGTCCATGAAGAACCGCTTGCCGTGGATGAACTGGCGGGCGACGGCCTCGCCGCCGGGCAGGTTGCCGTCGGACTCGACCCACATGCCGCCGACCGGCGCCCACTGGCCGTTCTTGACCGACTCCTGGATGCGGGCCCAGACCTTCGGATGGTTGTCGCGCACCCACTCGTACTGCTGGGCCTGGGAACAGGCGAAGATGAAGTCGTCGTACTCGTCGGCGAGCGAGGTGACGTTGGAGAAGGTGCGGGACGTCTTGCGCTTGGTCTCGCGGATCGGCCAGAGCCAGGCGGAGTCGATGTGGGCGTGGCCCACGCCGGAGATCGTGTGCGCGCTGGCGTGCGCGGGCTTGGACAGCACCGGCTTCAGCGCCTCGCGGACCGCGGTGGCCGAGCCGGAGACGTCGTCCAGGTCGAGCAGGTCCATCGCCCGGTCGAGGGCGTGCGCGATCTCGTGCCGGCGCGGGTCGTGCTCGCCGAGCTCCAGCATCAGCTCGCGCAGCACCTGCACATCGAGGTCGAGGTGCCAGACCTCCTCGTCGAGGATGGCGATGTCGGCGGCGCGGAAGGTGTAGAGGGGCTTGTCGCCCGCGGTCAGCTTGTCGCCGAGCGGGGTGGGCTTCGAGAAGTTGTCCGCCAGGATGTCCGGGTTGGAGGCGGCCTCGACCAGGTAGTCGACCGTCTCGCCGCCCTGTGCGGGGTTGGCGATCGCCACGTACTGGTTGAGCGGGTTGACGGCCTTCAGCGGGGTGCCGTCCGTGAGATGGACGAGGGCCTCGGCCTGGTTGCCGGGCCAGTCGCCGGTGAAGCCGAGGTCGATGACGGCCTCGACGCGCCTGCCGGCCCACTCCGAGGGCACCTGTCCGCGCATGCGGAACCAGGTGGTGCCCCAGGGCGGGCCCCACGGGGTGCCCATCGCGAACGGCTCGTAGGAAGCGGCGGCGGCCTCCTCGAACGGGACCGGCTCCCCCGGGGCCTGCCAGGCCTCCACCTCGAAGGGGACCGTGGCCGCGTAGACCGCGGTCTTGATGCGCTGGTCGTGAAGGCGCTGCACGCGCTCCTCGATGCGGCGGCTTTCGTCGTGCATGGGATGTCTCCAGGAAGCGGGAAGAGCGAGCAGGCGGGAAGCGGTGGGGGAAAGCGCTTACCGGACGGCGTTCACCTAAGGTACGCCAACCCCGGGTGGACGTCGGTGTAGCCCTCGAGGAGCCTGCGGGCCACGTTGACGGAGTCCACGAGCGGGTGCAGGGCGAAGGCCTTCACGGCCGTCGCGCGGGAGCCGGAGCCGGCGGCGGCCAGCACCTCGCGCTCGACCGCCTTGACCGCGCAGACCAGGCCGGTGGCGTGGCCGGGCAGCGGGTCGACGGTGACGGGGTGGGCGCCGTTGGCGTCGACGAGGCAGGGGACCTCGATGACGGCCTCCGCGTCCAGGACGGACAGGGTGCGCCGGTTGCGGACGTTGAGGATCAGGGTGGTGCGTTCGTCCCGGGCGATCGCCCGCATCAGGGCGAGGGCCACCTTCTCGTAACCGCCGGACAGATCGTCCTCGTCGCGTTCGCCGGCGCCCGCGGTCTCGCGGTTCTCGGCCATGTATGTGGCCTCGCGCTCGGCGCGGGTGCGGTCCCAGACCGTGAGGGCGGGGGCGTGCGGGTTCTTCATCTCGGCGTAGAAGCGGGCCTGCTGGTCGTGCAGGAACGCGCCGCGGGTCTTCTCGGCCTGCTGGTAGGCGCGTACGGCTTCCCGGTTGAAGTAGTAGTAGTGCAGGTATTCGTTGGGGATGGCGCCGAGCGACCGGAGCCAGTCCGGACCGAAGAGCTTGCCCTCCTCGAACGAGCCGAGCAGGTCGGGGTCGGCCAGCAGGCGCGGCAGCTCGTCGCGGCCGGCGACGCGCAGGCCGCGCACCCAGCCGAGGTGGTTGAGGCCGACGTAGTCGATCCACGCCTCGGCCGGGTTCTTCACGCCGAGCACCCGGGCGATGCGGCGGCCGAGGCCGACCGGGGAGTCGCAGATGCCGATGACGCGGTCGCCGAGGTGGCGGGACATGGCCTCGGTGACCAGGCCGGCCGGGTTGGTGAAGTTGATGACCCAGGCGCCGGGCGCGAGGCGGGCCACCCGCCGGGCGATGTCGACGGCGACCGGGACCGTGCGCAGGCCGTAGGCGATGCCGCCCGCGCCCACCGTCTCCTGGCCCAGCACGCCCTCGGCCAGGGCCACGCGTTCGTCGTTCGCGCGTCCCTCCAGACCGCCGACGCGGATCGCGGAGAACACGAAGTCGGCGCCGCGCAGGGCCTCGTCGAGGTCGGTCGTGGCGCTCACCTCGGGCGCGTCCGGGACGTCGGCCGCCTGCTCGGCGAGGACCCGTGTCACCGCCGACAGCCGTCCGGCGTCCAGGTCGTGCAGGACGACACGGGTCACCCGGCCCTCGGCGTGGTCCTGGAGGAGTGCTCCGTACACCAGCGGCACGCGGAATCCTCCGCCGCCCAGAATCGTCAGCTTCACCGGGTTCCTCCGATTCGGCGGGCTGTGCGCGGCACGTCGTGAGAACCGGGCA
Protein-coding regions in this window:
- a CDS encoding alpha-mannosidase — its product is MHDESRRIEERVQRLHDQRIKTAVYAATVPFEVEAWQAPGEPVPFEEAAAASYEPFAMGTPWGPPWGTTWFRMRGQVPSEWAGRRVEAVIDLGFTGDWPGNQAEALVHLTDGTPLKAVNPLNQYVAIANPAQGGETVDYLVEAASNPDILADNFSKPTPLGDKLTAGDKPLYTFRAADIAILDEEVWHLDLDVQVLRELMLELGEHDPRRHEIAHALDRAMDLLDLDDVSGSATAVREALKPVLSKPAHASAHTISGVGHAHIDSAWLWPIRETKRKTSRTFSNVTSLADEYDDFIFACSQAQQYEWVRDNHPKVWARIQESVKNGQWAPVGGMWVESDGNLPGGEAVARQFIHGKRFFMDHFGIETKGVWLPDSFGYNAAYPQIAKLAGNEWFLTQKISWNQTNKFPHHTFWWEGIDGTRIFTHFPPVDTYNARFSGEEMSRAVRNYSEKGGASRSLAPFGWGDGGGGPTREIMERARRLADLEGSAKVVVEHPDEFFAKAREEYPDAPVWVGELYLELHRATYTSQARTKQGNRRSEHLLREAELWATTAALHAPGYTYPHEKLDRLWKTVLLHQFHDILPGSSIAWVHREAEAEYARVAQELHALTAEAVAALGAGGTRVFNAGPYDRAEVVRTADGTPVYVRVPASGSAPVADTAPPQPVTVDGRVLDNGLVRVEVAEDGTLSSVRDLRAAREVLAEPGNLLRLHTDLPNYWDAWDIDKHYKNRYTDLLDASSVTVVEQDPLIGAIRVERSFGKGSTITQTITVRAGSPRIDIETDIDWHETEKILKAAFPVDIRAPHSSAEIQFGHIQRPTHTNTSWEAARFEVSGHRWVHLAEPGYGVAVINDSTYGHDVSRTVREDGGTTTTVRLSLVRAPRIPDPEADQGRHRFTYALLPGATIEDAVAEGYALNLPLRVADAAGAPEPVVSAEGEGVTVEAVKLADDASGDVVVRLYESRGGRATGTLRTGFPLAGAQITDLLERPLQDAEITDGAVALALRPFQILTLRLRRG
- a CDS encoding 6-phospho-beta-glucosidase, producing the protein MKLTILGGGGFRVPLVYGALLQDHAEGRVTRVVLHDLDAGRLSAVTRVLAEQAADVPDAPEVSATTDLDEALRGADFVFSAIRVGGLEGRANDERVALAEGVLGQETVGAGGIAYGLRTVPVAVDIARRVARLAPGAWVINFTNPAGLVTEAMSRHLGDRVIGICDSPVGLGRRIARVLGVKNPAEAWIDYVGLNHLGWVRGLRVAGRDELPRLLADPDLLGSFEEGKLFGPDWLRSLGAIPNEYLHYYYFNREAVRAYQQAEKTRGAFLHDQQARFYAEMKNPHAPALTVWDRTRAEREATYMAENRETAGAGERDEDDLSGGYEKVALALMRAIARDERTTLILNVRNRRTLSVLDAEAVIEVPCLVDANGAHPVTVDPLPGHATGLVCAVKAVEREVLAAAGSGSRATAVKAFALHPLVDSVNVARRLLEGYTDVHPGLAYLR